The Hyphomonadaceae bacterium ML37 genome includes a region encoding these proteins:
- a CDS encoding aminotransferase class I/II-fold pyridoxal phosphate-dependent enzyme — MPDTISAAPGLETVSPSVQLNLNVRGLGLSATLAINERSAALQAEGRQISRLGLGQSPFPVPDVMQRALRAHAHQKDYLPVQGLPALRKSICGYLKRTQGLDFDPEDILIGPGTKELMFLLQMVYYGDLVIPTPSWVSYAPQARILGRPITWLPTDPETGLGVTAKSLRALCASDPERPRLLILNSPGNPTGTAYTREALREIAAAAHDHRLLLLLDEIYGGVQFDGQHHSMAREYRGGTIISDGLSKWAGAGGWRLGFFAFPKALAWLRKGMSAAASETYTSVSAPIQHAAIAGFEGGPEIELYLERSRAILGALAGYVSERLTRAGAAVNPIRGGFYAFPNFDALRDKLAARGITTSEALCERLLEETGTATLPGSAFGRPEAELSLRLAFVDFDGESALNALAAGESLDADFVTRHAPRVVAGIEAMARWAEG; from the coding sequence ATGCCCGACACGATCTCTGCCGCCCCCGGACTTGAGACGGTGTCGCCCAGCGTCCAGCTCAATCTCAATGTCCGCGGGCTTGGCCTGTCGGCCACGCTGGCGATCAATGAGCGCTCCGCCGCGCTGCAGGCGGAAGGCCGCCAGATATCCCGCCTGGGTCTGGGTCAGTCGCCCTTCCCCGTGCCGGACGTGATGCAGCGCGCCCTGCGCGCCCACGCCCACCAGAAAGACTATCTGCCCGTCCAGGGCCTGCCCGCCCTGCGCAAATCGATCTGCGGCTATCTCAAGCGCACGCAAGGCCTCGATTTCGACCCCGAAGACATCCTCATCGGACCGGGCACCAAGGAGCTCATGTTCCTGCTGCAGATGGTCTATTACGGCGATCTGGTGATCCCCACGCCCAGCTGGGTGAGCTATGCGCCCCAAGCGCGGATTCTGGGCCGGCCGATCACCTGGCTGCCCACCGATCCCGAAACCGGGCTCGGCGTCACGGCCAAATCCTTGCGCGCCCTGTGCGCCTCAGACCCCGAACGCCCGCGCCTCCTGATCCTCAACTCGCCCGGCAATCCCACCGGCACGGCCTATACCCGCGAGGCGCTGCGCGAGATCGCGGCGGCCGCCCATGATCACCGCCTGCTCCTCCTGTTGGACGAGATCTATGGCGGGGTTCAGTTCGACGGCCAGCACCATTCCATGGCGCGCGAGTATCGCGGCGGCACGATCATTTCCGACGGCCTGTCCAAATGGGCCGGCGCGGGCGGCTGGCGCCTGGGGTTCTTCGCCTTTCCCAAGGCGCTAGCCTGGCTGCGCAAGGGCATGTCGGCGGCGGCAAGCGAAACCTACACCTCGGTCTCTGCCCCCATCCAGCACGCCGCCATCGCCGGGTTCGAGGGCGGGCCGGAGATCGAGCTCTATCTCGAACGCTCCCGCGCCATCCTCGGCGCGCTGGCCGGGTATGTGTCCGAGCGCCTGACCCGGGCCGGCGCAGCGGTGAACCCGATCCGCGGCGGCTTCTACGCCTTCCCCAATTTTGACGCGCTGCGCGACAAGCTCGCCGCGCGCGGCATCACCACCAGCGAGGCCCTGTGCGAGCGCCTGCTGGAGGAGACCGGGACCGCCACCCTGCCCGGCTCCGCCTTTGGCCGGCCGGAAGCTGAGCTGTCGCTGCGCCTCGCGTTCGTGGATTTTGATGGCGAGTCGGCGCTGAATGCGCTGGCCGCTGGCGAGAGCCTCGACGCGGACTTCGTGACGCGCCATGCTCCGCGCGTGGTGGCGGGGATCGAGGCGATGGCGCGCTGGGCCGAAGGCTGA
- a CDS encoding outer membrane beta-barrel protein, giving the protein MSIVTRLASALALSAGLAGASAAPALAQAYVSGSAGFNFQTDSKNSGAFTRDFVTGDGVAVPPGVTLPSGTDVGWTTEFDTGLFVAGAAGYRFSENLRLEAEISWLGADVDTHRDVQAGGNALGAADAAVLITGSAPLGVTVADLVADGQGDVRSLGYAINGYYDFPIPDTDFALYGGIGLGVAELQVDYRPSDVGIVDDTKMVAFWQVMAGGSFDIAPNTALFAGYRYRRHNEADVQSSLIPANLNVEARSHILEAGVRFTF; this is encoded by the coding sequence ATGAGCATTGTCACCCGACTGGCCAGCGCGCTCGCCTTGAGCGCCGGACTGGCCGGCGCCAGCGCCGCCCCGGCGCTGGCCCAGGCCTATGTTTCAGGCTCGGCTGGCTTCAATTTCCAGACCGACAGCAAGAATTCCGGCGCGTTCACGCGCGATTTTGTCACCGGGGACGGCGTGGCCGTGCCGCCGGGCGTGACCCTGCCGTCTGGCACCGACGTGGGTTGGACCACCGAGTTTGACACCGGCCTGTTCGTGGCGGGGGCCGCTGGCTACCGGTTCAGCGAAAACCTGCGCCTCGAGGCCGAGATTTCCTGGCTGGGCGCGGATGTGGATACCCACCGCGACGTGCAGGCGGGCGGCAATGCGCTGGGCGCCGCCGACGCCGCCGTGCTGATCACCGGCTCTGCGCCGCTGGGCGTAACGGTGGCCGATCTGGTCGCCGACGGGCAGGGCGATGTGCGCTCGCTGGGCTATGCCATCAACGGCTACTACGACTTCCCGATCCCGGACACGGATTTTGCGCTCTATGGCGGGATCGGGCTGGGCGTGGCCGAGCTGCAGGTCGACTACCGTCCGTCTGATGTCGGAATTGTCGACGACACCAAGATGGTCGCCTTCTGGCAGGTGATGGCGGGCGGATCGTTCGATATCGCGCCCAACACCGCGCTGTTCGCCGGCTACCGCTATCGCCGTCACAACGAGGCGGATGTGCAGTCCTCGCTGATCCCCGCCAATCTGAACGTCGAGGCGCGAAGCCACATCCTCGAAGCCGGGGTGCGGTTCACCTTCTAG
- a CDS encoding NADPH:quinone oxidoreductase family protein, with protein sequence MRALVCKDFAPYQQLSVEEVADPALPAGFVMLDVKAAGVNFPDILLVEGKYQMKPERPFIPGMEAAGVVSAVGEGVTGIKTGDRVIAATMLGAFAEKVPVHASQVVPMPASMSFDEGAALTTIYGTSWHALKDRAKLKAGESVLVLGAAGGVGIATVQLAKAAGARVIAAASSDEKLAFCRENGADETINYSTEDLKARVKELTGGKGVDVVYDPVGGDLAEAALRASGWDARYLVIGFASGPIPKIPLNLALLNSRNILGVFWGAWAGRFPRENAGNIKEIFDMFEVGKVRPPVSASYPLAEYAKAFEDLLERRVRGKVVLNP encoded by the coding sequence ATGCGCGCCCTGGTCTGCAAGGACTTCGCCCCCTACCAGCAGCTGAGCGTGGAGGAGGTGGCCGACCCTGCCCTGCCCGCCGGCTTCGTCATGCTGGACGTGAAGGCGGCCGGGGTGAACTTCCCCGACATCCTTCTGGTGGAGGGCAAGTATCAGATGAAGCCCGAACGGCCCTTCATTCCCGGCATGGAGGCGGCGGGCGTGGTCAGCGCCGTGGGAGAGGGCGTCACCGGCATCAAGACCGGCGACCGGGTGATCGCGGCGACCATGCTGGGCGCGTTTGCAGAAAAAGTCCCCGTTCACGCCAGCCAGGTGGTGCCCATGCCCGCCTCCATGAGCTTTGACGAGGGCGCAGCGCTGACCACCATCTATGGCACGAGCTGGCATGCCCTCAAGGACCGCGCGAAACTGAAAGCCGGTGAAAGCGTGCTGGTGCTGGGCGCGGCAGGAGGCGTGGGCATCGCCACGGTTCAGCTGGCCAAGGCGGCGGGCGCGCGGGTGATTGCGGCGGCGAGCTCTGACGAAAAGCTCGCCTTCTGCCGCGAGAACGGCGCGGACGAGACGATCAATTACTCAACCGAGGACCTGAAGGCCCGGGTCAAGGAGCTGACCGGCGGCAAGGGCGTGGATGTGGTCTATGATCCCGTCGGCGGCGATCTGGCCGAGGCGGCGCTGCGGGCGTCGGGCTGGGATGCGCGTTATCTGGTGATCGGGTTTGCGTCCGGGCCAATCCCGAAAATCCCGCTCAATCTGGCCCTCCTGAACAGCCGCAATATTCTGGGCGTGTTCTGGGGCGCCTGGGCCGGGCGGTTCCCGCGCGAAAACGCGGGCAATATCAAGGAAATCTTCGACATGTTCGAAGTGGGCAAGGTGCGCCCGCCCGTGTCGGCGAGCTATCCGCTCGCTGAATACGCCAAGGCGTTCGAGGATTTGCTGGAGCGCCGGGTGCGGGGCAAGGTGGTGCTGAACCCCTGA
- a CDS encoding LysR family transcriptional regulator yields MTGKAPLFDWDDLRIFHALVAAGSMSGAARRLGIGQPTVSRRLDQLETRIGAKLVTRLAEGIELTDVGERIWTQVQIMQSTAGDIERIAHQADRADAGRVRLTAPEGVAGYWVARHLTSFVEANPNISLEISTRTEGESSIDQSDIVLQMSESKRMSHVATELATLHYVPFASRHYLDIYGPPKGLADVLNHRTADIVSYREQQTHWPREAAAIKQMMDPSLTTDSAIVLIEAVKSGAVISLLPTYAARVEPTLIHLDLELQVPITLWMVYHPDQRRVTRTRKVIDWLREIFDSAQYPWFRRDYVPPSEFSDVETVHIRGERPRPRLL; encoded by the coding sequence ATGACCGGCAAAGCGCCTCTGTTCGACTGGGACGACCTGCGCATATTCCATGCGCTGGTGGCGGCCGGCTCCATGAGCGGCGCAGCGCGCCGGCTGGGCATCGGCCAGCCCACGGTCAGCCGCCGGCTCGACCAGCTGGAAACCCGCATCGGCGCCAAGCTGGTCACGCGTCTGGCCGAGGGCATCGAGCTCACCGATGTGGGCGAGCGCATCTGGACCCAGGTCCAGATCATGCAGAGCACCGCCGGAGACATTGAACGCATCGCCCACCAGGCTGACCGCGCAGACGCCGGCCGGGTGCGGCTGACCGCCCCGGAAGGCGTGGCGGGCTACTGGGTCGCGCGCCATCTCACCAGCTTTGTCGAAGCCAACCCGAATATATCTCTCGAGATCAGCACGCGCACGGAGGGCGAGTCCTCTATCGACCAGTCCGACATCGTCCTGCAGATGTCCGAATCGAAACGCATGAGCCATGTGGCCACAGAATTGGCCACATTGCACTATGTTCCGTTTGCTTCACGCCATTATCTTGATATTTACGGACCACCTAAAGGACTGGCGGATGTGCTCAATCACCGCACAGCCGATATTGTCAGCTACCGCGAGCAACAAACACACTGGCCGCGCGAGGCTGCGGCCATCAAGCAGATGATGGACCCGTCCTTGACCACCGACAGCGCCATCGTGCTGATCGAGGCGGTCAAGTCCGGCGCGGTGATCTCGCTCCTGCCGACCTATGCCGCGCGTGTTGAACCCACCCTGATCCACCTGGATCTGGAGCTGCAGGTGCCGATCACGCTGTGGATGGTCTACCACCCCGACCAGCGCCGGGTGACGCGCACGCGCAAGGTCATCGACTGGCTGCGCGAGATTTTCGATTCCGCGCAATATCCCTGGTTCCGCCGCGACTATGTCCCGCCGTCAGAGTTCTCCGACGTGGAGACCGTCCATATCCGCGGCGAGCGCCCCCGCCCCCGCTTGCTCTAG
- a CDS encoding GNAT family N-acetyltransferase, with amino-acid sequence MDGTPLSEFELPVVVRVARTMDDLQRVAVVRALVYMSEQACPYDEEFDGNDLAGATHLIAEAGTEPLGCLRLRWFADFAKVERVCVRPGHRQGRVARTLMTDAIQLIRRKGYRRFVGHVQQHLIPYWKRYGFIHRAERGVFVFSDRAYAEMEGRYEPLSNALNIDSDPLVLDRPEGAWDRPGPLDKSVQRGVAPDQFNRRPAPAPRTAEDGAAPQKAEEKAD; translated from the coding sequence ATGGACGGCACGCCCCTCTCCGAGTTTGAACTTCCCGTGGTGGTGCGCGTGGCGCGCACCATGGATGATTTGCAGCGCGTCGCCGTGGTGCGGGCGCTGGTCTACATGTCCGAACAGGCCTGTCCCTATGATGAAGAGTTCGACGGCAATGATCTGGCCGGCGCCACCCACCTGATCGCCGAGGCCGGGACCGAGCCGCTGGGCTGCCTGCGCCTGCGCTGGTTCGCCGACTTTGCGAAGGTGGAGCGCGTATGCGTGCGTCCGGGCCATCGTCAGGGCCGGGTGGCGCGCACGCTGATGACCGACGCCATCCAGCTCATCCGCCGGAAAGGTTACCGGCGTTTTGTCGGTCACGTGCAGCAGCATCTGATCCCTTACTGGAAGCGGTACGGCTTTATTCACAGGGCTGAACGCGGCGTGTTCGTATTTTCAGATAGGGCCTATGCCGAAATGGAAGGGCGTTATGAGCCGCTTTCCAATGCGCTGAATATTGACAGCGACCCGCTGGTTCTGGATCGTCCCGAGGGGGCGTGGGACCGGCCGGGGCCGCTGGACAAATCGGTGCAGCGCGGCGTGGCGCCCGACCAGTTCAACCGGCGGCCCGCGCCGGCGCCGCGGACTGCGGAGGACGGCGCAGCTCCGCAGAAGGCGGAAGAAAAGGCGGATTGA
- a CDS encoding isochorismatase family protein, whose translation MMPGTPVLLCLDLQQEFVTPGRPWSDPDGEDIALTCARIIEAARKAGWSLVHSHLHQGAPMIAGHGLTQPIPGCEPRPGEVLLRRAGVSAYAHPDLDGILEGGDAASAFVIGFSAPMSMTATLFDAADRVHALSLIEEAIGAADVGEWGAEHTRALCLDTARKMHRAVRLADVKGLDMPAVTAPGGRRIA comes from the coding sequence ATGATGCCAGGCACCCCGGTTTTGCTGTGCCTTGACCTGCAGCAGGAGTTTGTGACGCCCGGCCGCCCCTGGTCCGACCCGGATGGCGAAGATATCGCGCTGACCTGCGCGCGCATCATCGAGGCGGCCCGTAAAGCAGGCTGGTCGCTGGTGCATTCCCATCTCCATCAGGGCGCGCCGATGATCGCCGGCCACGGCCTGACACAGCCCATTCCCGGCTGCGAACCGCGCCCGGGCGAGGTGCTGCTGCGCCGCGCGGGCGTCTCGGCCTACGCGCACCCGGACCTTGACGGCATTCTGGAGGGCGGCGACGCGGCCTCGGCCTTCGTGATCGGCTTCTCGGCGCCCATGTCGATGACCGCGACCCTGTTTGATGCGGCCGATCGCGTCCATGCGCTCAGCCTGATCGAAGAAGCCATCGGCGCGGCCGATGTGGGCGAATGGGGCGCCGAGCACACCCGCGCCCTGTGCCTGGACACCGCCCGCAAGATGCACCGCGCGGTGCGGCTCGCCGATGTGAAGGGGCTGGACATGCCCGCCGTCACAGCGCCGGGCGGGCGCCGCATCGCCTGA
- a CDS encoding isoaspartyl peptidase/L-asparaginase produces MIRRHLTTAITCAVTAAASLLGAAGAYAQDAEGPIDARPDWALVLHGGAGVIERGDMDEATEAAYRSALGDALALGASMLEAGAPAMDVVEAMIQSLEDDPLFNAGRGAVFTSEGRIEHDASVMRASDMQAGAVAGVRGVRHPISLARAVMEDSPHVMLQGAGAESFADDQGLERIEESYFFTERRWRAMERQVQSMGLPVPPRPDGAPEPEPVREGLLEQMDREHRFGTVGVVALDRSGEMVAGTSTGGTTAKRWGRVGDSPVIGAGTYAGGDCGVSATGTGEYFIRLSVAARICARIELAGEDGQTAADTVIRDELTAMGGDGGVVMLHAGAPLWSFNTSGMYRAAQVADGEPVVAIFEDEG; encoded by the coding sequence ATGATCCGCCGCCATCTGACCACAGCCATCACCTGCGCCGTCACCGCCGCCGCCAGCCTTCTGGGGGCCGCCGGCGCATACGCGCAGGACGCAGAGGGTCCCATTGATGCCCGTCCCGACTGGGCGCTGGTGCTGCATGGCGGGGCCGGTGTCATCGAGCGCGGCGACATGGATGAGGCGACTGAAGCGGCCTATCGCAGCGCGCTGGGTGATGCGCTGGCGCTGGGCGCGTCCATGCTGGAGGCCGGCGCCCCGGCGATGGACGTGGTGGAGGCCATGATCCAGTCGCTGGAAGATGATCCGCTGTTCAATGCCGGGCGCGGCGCCGTGTTCACGTCAGAAGGCCGCATCGAGCACGACGCGTCTGTGATGCGCGCCTCTGACATGCAGGCCGGCGCTGTCGCGGGCGTGCGCGGCGTGCGCCACCCGATCTCGCTGGCGCGCGCGGTGATGGAGGACAGCCCCCATGTGATGCTGCAGGGCGCCGGCGCGGAAAGCTTCGCCGACGATCAGGGTCTGGAGCGTATCGAAGAGAGCTATTTCTTCACCGAGCGCCGCTGGCGCGCCATGGAGCGTCAGGTCCAGTCCATGGGCCTGCCCGTACCACCGCGCCCTGACGGCGCGCCGGAGCCCGAGCCGGTGCGCGAGGGATTGTTGGAGCAGATGGACCGCGAGCACCGCTTCGGCACCGTGGGCGTGGTGGCGCTGGACCGCTCCGGCGAGATGGTGGCGGGCACCTCCACCGGCGGCACCACCGCCAAACGCTGGGGCCGGGTGGGCGATTCGCCGGTGATCGGCGCGGGCACGTATGCGGGCGGCGATTGCGGCGTGTCGGCCACGGGCACCGGCGAGTATTTCATCCGCCTGTCGGTGGCCGCGCGCATCTGCGCGCGCATCGAACTGGCGGGCGAGGACGGTCAGACGGCGGCCGATACAGTCATCCGCGACGAGCTCACCGCCATGGGCGGTGATGGCGGGGTGGTGATGCTCCATGCCGGCGCGCCGCTTTGGAGTTTCAACACCTCAGGCATGTACCGCGCCGCGCAAGTGGCCGACGGCGAGCCGGTGGTGGCGATCTTTGAGGACGAGGGCTAG
- a CDS encoding peptidase S10: MIRLAILALGAVLLAAAPAAVADDSGTPQQSEPRIWETQGQVTANGQRIRYRAIAGEMFLRDAENKPTAAIFHTTYLREGVTDPRTRPVAFIFNGGPGSASLWLHMGVFGPQRVVLPSDAEDDGAAPFDVRENPETLLDRADLVFIDPVGTGWSRTLGETEGSTFWGVNEDAEAISQFIRRWLAEHRRWNSPKYLIGESYGTTRIGALMRQMELGWNDVSINGVVLVSTILDFSLNRTSAGNEIAFAAAIPGFAATAWYHDRVDQAAWGGDRARFLDEARSFASDEYLPAILRGQSLPEARQREIAARYAAFTGLSADYVTRANLRVNLTRFRTELLRDQGLSVGRFDSRFTGVEPDAVSEGPEGDPSGYGIDGAYTAAMLDHFTRNLGVEITTPYVTLGGVPTWNWDAGEAGGRNSFVNVAPWLERAMRQNDDLRVLAANGLYDQATPFYPVELVFNRPGFDRERVTLTYYEAGHMMYLHQPSIEALARDVRAFVR, from the coding sequence ATGATCCGTTTGGCCATTCTGGCGCTGGGCGCCGTGCTGCTCGCCGCCGCGCCCGCCGCCGTTGCAGACGATTCGGGCACGCCGCAGCAGAGCGAGCCGCGCATTTGGGAAACTCAAGGTCAGGTCACCGCCAATGGCCAGCGCATCCGCTACCGCGCCATCGCGGGCGAGATGTTCCTGCGCGACGCAGAGAACAAGCCGACCGCGGCGATCTTCCACACCACCTATCTGCGCGAGGGCGTCACTGATCCGCGCACGCGCCCTGTCGCCTTCATCTTCAATGGCGGGCCCGGCTCGGCTTCGCTCTGGCTGCACATGGGCGTGTTCGGGCCCCAGCGCGTGGTGCTGCCCTCGGACGCTGAAGACGATGGCGCCGCGCCGTTTGATGTGCGCGAGAACCCCGAAACCCTGCTGGACCGGGCTGATCTGGTGTTCATCGATCCGGTCGGGACCGGCTGGAGCCGCACGCTGGGCGAGACCGAAGGCTCGACATTCTGGGGAGTCAATGAAGACGCCGAGGCGATCAGCCAGTTCATCCGCCGCTGGCTCGCCGAGCACCGCCGCTGGAACTCGCCCAAATACCTGATCGGCGAAAGCTATGGCACGACCCGCATCGGCGCGCTGATGCGCCAGATGGAGCTGGGCTGGAATGATGTATCCATCAATGGCGTGGTGCTGGTGTCCACCATTCTGGACTTCTCGCTGAACCGGACCAGTGCGGGAAACGAGATCGCCTTCGCCGCCGCGATTCCCGGCTTTGCCGCCACCGCCTGGTATCATGACCGGGTCGACCAGGCCGCCTGGGGCGGCGACCGGGCGCGCTTCCTCGACGAGGCGCGCAGCTTCGCCAGCGATGAATACCTGCCCGCCATCCTGCGCGGCCAGTCCCTGCCCGAGGCCCGCCAGCGCGAGATCGCCGCACGCTACGCCGCGTTCACCGGCCTCTCGGCTGATTATGTGACGCGCGCCAATCTGCGCGTGAACCTCACCCGCTTCCGCACCGAGCTCCTTCGCGATCAGGGCCTGTCGGTGGGCCGGTTTGATTCCCGCTTTACCGGCGTTGAGCCGGACGCGGTCAGCGAGGGGCCGGAAGGCGACCCGTCCGGCTATGGCATTGACGGCGCCTATACCGCCGCCATGCTGGATCACTTCACCCGCAATCTGGGTGTCGAGATCACCACGCCCTACGTGACGCTGGGCGGGGTTCCCACCTGGAACTGGGATGCGGGCGAGGCCGGCGGACGCAATTCCTTCGTCAATGTCGCGCCCTGGCTGGAGCGCGCGATGCGCCAGAACGATGATCTGCGCGTCCTTGCCGCCAACGGCCTCTATGATCAGGCCACGCCCTTCTATCCGGTGGAGCTGGTGTTCAACCGTCCCGGCTTTGACCGGGAGCGGGTGACGCTGACCTATTACGAGGCTGGCCACATGATGTATCTGCACCAGCCCTCCATCGAGGCGCTGGCGCGCGATGTGCGGGCGTTTGTGCGCTGA